A genomic region of Cryptosporangium aurantiacum contains the following coding sequences:
- a CDS encoding GntR family transcriptional regulator produces MSDTPSARIVAELRRRIETGELAPGDRLPSTRQITRQWNVAMATATKVLTALRQQGLVEAVPGIGTVVRGTEPPAEHKPEKTPNDAPAPIGNPVLGLPDPPRRRRRGAETPLTRDRIVAAALHIADTHGMAELSMRRVAADLDVATMALYRYVPSKEDLVLLMMDMVFRDFILLPPVEPDGWRAKLEAVARIQWEGYQQHSWMGGALSFSRPQMIPRGMVHTEYAMAALRDTGLAPTEMLHSAVTMFNHVRSMAMVFDEERRNIQDTGISAGEWMEMQDHAMLEILATGEFPMMATVSAIPGDALTIDSIFEFGLARYLDGLEALIADRAARN; encoded by the coding sequence ATGAGCGACACACCGTCGGCGCGGATCGTCGCCGAGCTCCGACGCCGGATCGAGACCGGGGAGCTGGCTCCCGGCGACCGGCTGCCCTCGACGCGGCAGATCACCCGTCAGTGGAACGTCGCGATGGCCACCGCCACCAAAGTGCTCACCGCACTCCGCCAGCAGGGCCTCGTGGAGGCCGTGCCCGGCATCGGCACCGTGGTCCGCGGCACCGAACCGCCCGCGGAGCACAAACCCGAAAAAACCCCCAACGACGCCCCCGCGCCGATCGGCAACCCGGTCCTCGGCCTCCCCGACCCACCCCGGCGCCGCCGCCGCGGCGCCGAAACACCGCTCACCCGCGACCGGATCGTCGCCGCGGCCCTCCACATCGCCGACACCCACGGCATGGCCGAGCTGTCGATGCGCAGGGTGGCCGCCGACCTCGACGTCGCGACGATGGCTCTGTACCGCTACGTCCCGAGCAAGGAGGACCTCGTCCTGCTCATGATGGACATGGTGTTCCGGGACTTCATCCTGCTCCCCCCGGTCGAGCCGGACGGTTGGCGGGCGAAGCTCGAGGCGGTCGCCCGGATCCAGTGGGAGGGTTACCAGCAGCACAGCTGGATGGGCGGGGCACTCTCGTTCTCGCGACCGCAGATGATTCCTCGCGGCATGGTGCACACCGAGTACGCGATGGCAGCGCTGCGCGACACCGGGCTGGCGCCGACGGAGATGCTGCACTCCGCGGTCACGATGTTCAACCACGTCCGGAGCATGGCGATGGTCTTCGACGAGGAGCGTCGCAACATCCAGGACACCGGGATCAGCGCCGGCGAGTGGATGGAGATGCAGGACCACGCGATGCTCGAGATCCTCGCGACCGGTGAGTTCCCGATGATGGCCACGGTCAGCGCGATCCCCGGCGACGCGCTCACGATCGACTCGATCTTCGAGTTCGGCCTCGCCCGCTACCTCGACGGCCTCGAGGCCCTGATCGCCGACCGCGCCGCGCGGAACTGA
- a CDS encoding ROK family transcriptional regulator, whose amino-acid sequence MGAFVEGPARTGSVRAHNLALVLRAVAAGGPVSRAEVAAATGLTRASVSALVETLLAGRLLRETGAPTRTGVGRPSTGLELDPRGPAGLGIELNVDHVAVCLVDLTGGVRVRLAGRFPALDTLLGDAVAAGSALGLSPAGAAFAVPGLVDPATGELLVTPNLDAGGVREAVLGSAALRGVPISVENEATLAARAEQRALGDAAPRSFLQVSGEVGIGAGLVLDGRLYRGSHGWSGELGHVTVRPGGRPCGCGSDGCLEQYAGLRAILRAAGGSDGDRSGRSGRSGRSPEAGGGGSPEAGAGRSPEAGIAARARAGEPGMLGALAEAGEALGIALAGALNLLDLDAVVLGGAHAELAPWLVGPIEEQLARRLVGAAVSRPVVRASVLGADAAALGAAWSVLDRVLDDPGAWLGR is encoded by the coding sequence GTGGGTGCTTTTGTGGAGGGTCCGGCGCGGACGGGGTCGGTGCGCGCGCACAACTTGGCGCTGGTGTTGCGGGCGGTGGCCGCTGGTGGTCCGGTCTCCCGGGCCGAGGTGGCCGCCGCGACCGGGCTGACCCGGGCGAGCGTTTCTGCGCTGGTGGAGACGTTGTTGGCCGGACGGTTGCTGCGAGAGACCGGTGCGCCGACGCGGACCGGCGTCGGGCGGCCGTCCACCGGCCTGGAGCTGGATCCGCGTGGCCCGGCGGGGTTGGGCATCGAGCTGAACGTCGACCACGTCGCGGTCTGCCTGGTGGACCTGACCGGGGGCGTGCGGGTGCGGCTCGCGGGTCGGTTCCCCGCGTTGGACACGCTGCTGGGGGACGCCGTCGCGGCCGGCTCCGCACTCGGGCTCTCGCCGGCGGGGGCGGCGTTCGCGGTGCCGGGTCTGGTCGATCCGGCGACCGGCGAGCTGCTCGTGACGCCCAACCTCGATGCGGGCGGGGTGCGGGAGGCGGTACTGGGGTCGGCGGCGCTGCGGGGGGTACCGATCTCGGTCGAGAACGAGGCGACGCTCGCCGCGCGGGCGGAGCAGCGGGCGCTGGGTGATGCCGCGCCGCGATCGTTCCTGCAGGTGTCGGGCGAGGTGGGCATCGGGGCCGGGCTGGTGCTGGACGGGCGGCTGTACCGGGGGAGTCACGGGTGGAGCGGGGAGCTGGGGCACGTCACCGTGCGTCCGGGTGGGCGGCCGTGCGGGTGCGGGAGCGACGGGTGCTTGGAGCAGTACGCCGGGTTGCGGGCGATCCTGCGCGCGGCGGGAGGAAGTGACGGGGACCGTTCGGGTCGTTCGGGCCGTTCGGGCCGTTCGCCGGAGGCGGGTGGGGGTGGCTCGCCGGAGGCAGGCGCGGGCCGCTCGCCGGAGGCGGGCATCGCGGCGCGGGCTCGCGCGGGGGAGCCGGGAATGCTGGGGGCGCTCGCGGAGGCCGGGGAGGCGCTGGGAATCGCGCTGGCCGGTGCGCTGAACCTGCTCGACCTGGACGCGGTGGTGCTCGGCGGTGCGCACGCGGAGCTGGCGCCGTGGCTGGTCGGTCCGATCGAGGAGCAGCTCGCGCGGCGGCTGGTCGGCGCGGCGGTGTCGCGGCCGGTGGTGCGGGCGTCGGTGCTGGGGGCGGATGCGGCGGCGTTGGGCGCGGCGTGGTCGGTGCTGGATCGGGTGCTGGACGATCCGGGGGCGTGGCTGGGGCGGTAG
- the xylA gene encoding xylose isomerase translates to MATQPTPADRFTFGLWTVGWQARDPFGDETRAPLDPVETVHKLAELGAYGVTFHDDDLIPFGSDDATRAKHIARFTEALKETGLVVPMATTNLFTHPVFKDGAFTSNDRGVRRYALRKTLRQLDLAAELGAKTFVCWGGREGSETNAAKDVHAALSRYAEAIDTLAQYSIDQGYDIRFAIEPKPNEPRGDILLPTVGHALGFIAQLQHADRVGLNPEVGHEQMSNLNFVDAISQALWQGKLFHIDLNGQHGPKFDQDLVFGHGDLVNAFFLVDLLEHGPLGGGPTYDGPRHFDYKPFRNEDIHGVWASAAANMRTYLLLKERAAAFRADPEVQEALEAHGVTGLAQPTLNDGESIADLLADRSAYEDFDVAASAAKGSGAVRLDQLAIEHLLHAR, encoded by the coding sequence ATGGCAACGCAGCCGACCCCCGCCGACCGCTTCACGTTCGGGCTCTGGACCGTCGGCTGGCAAGCCCGCGACCCGTTCGGCGACGAGACCCGCGCCCCGCTCGACCCGGTCGAGACCGTGCACAAGCTCGCCGAGCTCGGCGCCTACGGCGTCACGTTCCACGACGACGACCTGATCCCGTTCGGCTCCGACGACGCCACCCGCGCCAAGCACATCGCGCGCTTCACCGAGGCCCTCAAAGAGACCGGCCTCGTCGTTCCGATGGCCACCACCAACCTCTTCACCCACCCCGTCTTCAAGGACGGAGCCTTCACCAGCAACGACCGCGGCGTCCGCCGGTACGCCCTGCGCAAGACCCTCCGCCAGCTCGACCTCGCCGCCGAACTCGGCGCGAAGACGTTCGTCTGCTGGGGCGGCCGCGAAGGCTCCGAGACCAACGCCGCCAAGGACGTCCACGCCGCACTCTCCCGCTACGCCGAAGCCATCGACACCCTGGCGCAATACAGCATCGACCAGGGGTACGACATCCGCTTCGCGATCGAGCCCAAGCCCAACGAGCCCCGCGGCGACATCCTGCTGCCCACCGTCGGCCACGCGCTCGGTTTCATCGCCCAGCTCCAGCACGCGGACCGCGTCGGCCTCAACCCCGAGGTCGGACACGAGCAGATGTCCAACCTCAACTTCGTCGACGCGATCAGCCAGGCACTCTGGCAGGGCAAGCTGTTCCACATCGATCTGAACGGCCAGCACGGCCCGAAGTTCGACCAGGACCTGGTCTTCGGCCACGGCGACCTGGTCAACGCCTTCTTCCTCGTCGACCTCCTCGAGCACGGCCCGCTCGGCGGCGGCCCCACCTACGACGGGCCGCGCCACTTCGACTACAAGCCGTTCCGCAACGAGGACATCCACGGCGTCTGGGCCTCCGCCGCCGCGAACATGCGCACGTACCTGCTGCTCAAGGAGCGCGCCGCGGCCTTCCGCGCCGATCCCGAGGTCCAGGAGGCCCTCGAGGCGCACGGCGTCACCGGGCTCGCGCAGCCCACGCTCAACGACGGCGAGTCGATCGCCGACCTGCTCGCCGACCGCTCCGCCTACGAAGACTTCGACGTCGCGGCTTCCGCCGCGAAGGGCTCCGGCGCCGTGCGCCTCGACCAGCTCGCCATCGAACACCTTCTGCACGCACGCTAG
- a CDS encoding dihydrolipoyl dehydrogenase family protein, which produces MNAALNPDRSEWDVIVIGGGPPGEVAAQYATQFSGLDAVIVERELLGGECSFWACMPSKGLLRPIELVSNARNLRGVTGASIDVAGVLARRDEIVKHHDDGSQVNWAVGAGIDVIRGHGRLAGEKTVTVTGADGSTRTLTARHAVVLAAGTRANIPPIEGLRDAAPWTSRDATNLQSVPRRVVVVGGGVVACEAATWLHGLGTEELTLIEGGPRLLGRTEPFAGEILAERFAAAGITVRTGTKVTAVSRGTAGGEVTVTLDDGSVVVADEILVAAGRTPNSDDLGLDSVGLAPHGYVTVDDRLTVPGVDWLYVVGDLNGRALLTHMGKYQGRVVGEVIASRAAGTPLDGYRYRDRATVPQVTFTDPEIGSAGLTEAQARDAGLDVETAEYDLAALAGTYLLRDDYVGRAKLVIDGDTLVGATFVGTGIAELVHSATVAIVGKVPIADLWHAVPSYPTVSEVWLRLLETLEQQRRGK; this is translated from the coding sequence GTGAACGCAGCCCTGAATCCTGACCGGTCGGAGTGGGACGTCATCGTCATCGGCGGAGGTCCGCCCGGTGAGGTCGCCGCGCAGTACGCCACCCAGTTCTCCGGCCTGGACGCCGTGATCGTCGAGCGCGAGCTGCTCGGCGGCGAGTGCTCGTTCTGGGCGTGCATGCCGTCCAAGGGTCTCCTCCGCCCGATCGAGCTGGTGTCCAACGCGCGGAACCTCCGCGGCGTGACCGGCGCGTCGATCGACGTCGCCGGGGTCCTGGCGCGCCGGGACGAGATCGTGAAGCACCACGACGACGGCTCGCAGGTCAACTGGGCCGTCGGCGCCGGGATCGACGTCATCCGCGGCCACGGCAGGCTGGCGGGTGAGAAGACCGTGACCGTCACCGGCGCCGATGGTTCGACCCGGACGCTCACCGCGCGGCACGCCGTCGTGCTGGCGGCCGGGACCAGGGCGAACATCCCGCCGATCGAGGGGCTCCGCGACGCCGCCCCCTGGACGTCCCGGGACGCCACGAACCTGCAGTCGGTGCCGCGCCGGGTCGTGGTCGTCGGCGGCGGCGTCGTGGCCTGCGAGGCCGCGACCTGGCTGCACGGCCTCGGCACCGAGGAGCTGACGCTGATCGAGGGTGGCCCCCGGCTACTCGGGCGGACCGAGCCGTTCGCGGGCGAGATCCTCGCCGAGCGATTCGCCGCCGCGGGAATCACCGTACGGACCGGCACCAAGGTCACGGCCGTGTCGCGCGGGACGGCCGGCGGCGAGGTGACCGTGACGCTCGACGACGGCTCGGTCGTCGTCGCGGACGAGATCCTGGTCGCGGCGGGGCGGACCCCGAACAGCGACGACCTCGGCCTGGACAGCGTCGGCCTGGCGCCGCACGGCTACGTGACGGTGGACGACCGGCTGACGGTCCCCGGCGTCGACTGGCTGTACGTGGTCGGCGACCTCAACGGCCGGGCACTGCTCACCCACATGGGCAAGTACCAGGGCCGGGTCGTCGGTGAGGTGATCGCGTCCCGCGCCGCCGGGACGCCGCTGGACGGATACCGGTACCGCGACCGGGCCACGGTGCCACAGGTGACGTTCACCGACCCGGAGATCGGGTCGGCGGGGCTCACCGAGGCGCAGGCCCGCGACGCCGGGCTGGACGTCGAGACCGCGGAGTACGACCTGGCCGCGCTGGCCGGCACCTACCTGCTCCGGGATGACTACGTGGGCCGCGCCAAGCTCGTGATCGACGGTGACACGCTCGTCGGCGCGACGTTCGTCGGCACCGGCATCGCCGAGCTGGTGCACTCGGCCACGGTGGCGATCGTCGGCAAGGTGCCGATCGCCGACCTCTGGCACGCGGTGCCGAGCTACCCCACGGTCAGCGAGGTCTGGCTACGCCTGCTGGAGACGCTCGAGCAGCAGCGCCGAGGGAAATAG
- a CDS encoding ABC transporter substrate-binding protein, with amino-acid sequence MRRALASIAAATLAFGLAGCGGSSGSEVKTEGGNAQVTVGTIPILDVAPIYLGKEKGFFSKRKIDLTLKTAAGGAAIVPSVMSGEYQVGFSNFTSLLLARDKGLPLKVVSNGVSSTGVQGKDFGAIVVQGNSPIKTAKDLGGKRVAVNTLKNIGDTAVRNSIRKDGGDPDSVKLVELPFPDMPAALSGGRVDAAFVVEPQLSQTLAAGARPITSTYVDLAPNLSVAGYFVTEKLLASDKDLVDRFTEAIQESLAYADAHPDEVRQVLTTYTKITPDLIPKLTLPKWPTEINKDSIATLGELATSDKLLSKAPDLNALYAD; translated from the coding sequence ATGCGCCGTGCTCTGGCGAGCATCGCCGCCGCCACGCTGGCCTTCGGTTTAGCCGGCTGCGGCGGTTCGTCCGGCTCCGAGGTCAAGACCGAGGGCGGCAACGCCCAGGTGACCGTCGGAACCATCCCGATCCTCGACGTCGCACCGATCTACCTCGGCAAGGAGAAGGGGTTCTTCTCCAAGCGCAAGATCGATCTGACGCTCAAGACCGCCGCAGGCGGCGCCGCGATCGTGCCGAGCGTGATGTCCGGCGAATACCAGGTCGGCTTCTCGAACTTCACGTCGCTGCTGCTGGCCCGCGACAAAGGACTGCCGCTCAAGGTCGTGTCGAACGGCGTGTCCAGCACCGGCGTCCAGGGCAAGGACTTCGGCGCGATCGTCGTGCAGGGCAACAGCCCGATCAAGACCGCCAAGGACCTGGGCGGCAAGCGGGTCGCGGTCAACACGCTGAAGAACATCGGTGACACCGCGGTCCGCAACTCGATCCGCAAGGACGGCGGCGACCCGGACAGCGTCAAACTCGTCGAGCTGCCGTTCCCGGACATGCCCGCCGCGCTGTCCGGTGGCCGGGTCGACGCCGCGTTCGTGGTCGAGCCGCAGCTGAGCCAGACGCTGGCCGCCGGAGCGCGCCCGATCACGTCGACCTACGTGGACCTCGCCCCGAACCTCAGCGTGGCCGGGTACTTCGTCACGGAGAAGCTGCTCGCGTCCGACAAGGACCTTGTCGACCGATTCACCGAGGCGATCCAGGAGTCCCTCGCCTACGCCGACGCGCACCCGGACGAGGTGCGGCAGGTCCTGACCACCTACACCAAGATCACCCCCGACCTCATCCCGAAACTGACGCTGCCGAAGTGGCCGACCGAGATCAACAAAGATTCGATCGCGACGCTCGGCGAGCTCGCCACCTCGGACAAGCTGCTGTCCAAGGCCCCCGATCTGAACGCGCTCTATGCGGACTGA